A portion of the Stigmatopora argus isolate UIUO_Sarg chromosome 15, RoL_Sarg_1.0, whole genome shotgun sequence genome contains these proteins:
- the rcor1 gene encoding REST corepressor 1 isoform X1 — MAPMLDRNAEAAVAGKRRVRGPGAAVSIGGKSVSGNGSSGRGCWEDGSSGFSSDEENGGGGMRVGTQYQALVPDFDPEVAKSCQLSHSVGMLVWSPSSNVQQSQLDEYITIAKDKHGYNMEQALGMLFWHQHDVEKSLADLPNFTPFPDEWTVEDRVLFEQAFSFHGKSFHRIQQMLPDKSMASLVRFYYSWKKSRNRSSLMERQSRKVKRERDDSDEEGQENHAADPESNPVKENAKELSSGTERAEVKPAAGLKSSSAKSAQRAKTRPPRGMFLKQEDVVSLSSSCAHGVLRQLDAQLTAAKRQVQSIKQSNGALKEKLESGVDQFRQPEVSCKVNGRWSPEEQLLAVQAIRKYGRDFQAISDVIGNKSVVQVKNFLVNYRRRFNLDQVLQEWEAENGVEGGTAPDQDKMEAAPAEDEADDHLTPPPGDL; from the exons CTGGACCGGAACGCCGAAGCGGCGGTGGCCGGCAAGAGGAGAGTTCGTGGCCCCGGAGCAGCGGTGAGCATCGGCGGCAAGAGCGTGTCCGGTAATGGAAGCAGCGGCCGGGGCTGCTGGGAAGATGGAAGTTCTGGCTTCAGCAGTGACGAGGAGAACG GTGGAGGGGGGATGAGGGTTGGGACCCAGTATCAAGCCCTGGTCCCGGACTTTGATCCAG AGGTGGCAAAGTCTTGTCAGCTGTCTCACAGCGTGGGCATGTTGGTGTGGAGTCCCAGCAGCAATGTTCAGCAGAGTCAAT tggaTGAATACATCACCATCGCTAAAGATAAACATGGATACAACATGGAACAG gcTCTGGGTATGCTGTTTTGGCACCAGCACGACGTGGAGAAGTCGTTAGCCGACCTGCCCAACTTCACGCCGTTTCCTGACGAGTGGACGGTGGAGGACCGCGTGCTCTTCGAGCAGGCCTTCAGCTTCCACGGGAAAAGCTTCCACCGCATTCAGCAGATG CTACCGGACAAGTCCATGGCCAGCCTGGTCCGCTTTTACTACTCGTGGAAGAAAAGCCGCAACCGCAGCAGCTTGATGGAGAGACAAAGCCGCAAAGTCAAGAGAGAGCGGGACGACAG CGACGAGGAAGGTCAAGAAAACCACGCCGCCGATCCCGAGTCCAATCCCGTGAAGGAGAACGCCAAAGAG TTGAGTTCCGGAACCGAACGGGCCGAAGTGAAACCTGCTGCCGGACTCAAA TCATCCAGCGCCAAAAGCGCCCAGCGCGCCAAGACCCGCCCCCCCAGGGGAATGTTCCTGAAGCAGGAGGACGTGGTCTCGCTGTCGTCCTCGTGCGCTCATGGCGTCCTGCGACAGCTGGACGCCCAGCTGACCGCCGCCAAGCGACAG GTCCAGAGCATCAAGCAGTCCAATGGCGCCTTGAAGGAGAAGCTAGAGTCCGGAGTGGATCAGTTTAGACAACCCGAG GTGAGCTGCAAAGTGAATGGTCGCTGGAGTCCAGAGGAGCAGCTCCTGGCCGTCCAAG CCATCAGGAAGTACGGGCGGGACTTCCAAGCCATCTCGGACGTGATCGGCAACAAGTCGGTGGTGCAGGTGAAGAACTTCCTGGTCAACTACCGGCGCCGCTTCAACCTGGACCAGGTCCTGCAGGAGTGGGAGGCGGAGAACGGCGTGGAAGGCGGAACCGCGCCCGACCAAGACAAGATGGAGGCGGCTCCCGCCGAGGACGAAGCAG ATGATCACCTGACTCCACCCCCAGGTGACCTCTGA
- the rcor1 gene encoding REST corepressor 1 isoform X2, with protein sequence MAPMLDRNAEAAVAGKRRVRGPGAAVSIGGKSVSGNGSSGRGCWEDGSSGFSSDEENGGGGMRVGTQYQALVPDFDPEVAKSCQLSHSVGMLVWSPSSNVQQSQLDEYITIAKDKHGYNMEQALGMLFWHQHDVEKSLADLPNFTPFPDEWTVEDRVLFEQAFSFHGKSFHRIQQMLPDKSMASLVRFYYSWKKSRNRSSLMERQSRKVKRERDDSDEEGQENHAADPESNPVKENAKELSSGTERAEVKPAAGLKSSSAKSAQRAKTRPPRGMFLKQEDVVSLSSSCAHGVLRQLDAQLTAAKRQVQSIKQSNGALKEKLESGVDQFRQPEVSCKVNGRWSPEEQLLAVQAIRKYGRDFQAISDVIGNKSVVQVKNFLVNYRRRFNLDQVLQEWEAENGVEGGTAPDQDKMEAAPAEDEMIT encoded by the exons CTGGACCGGAACGCCGAAGCGGCGGTGGCCGGCAAGAGGAGAGTTCGTGGCCCCGGAGCAGCGGTGAGCATCGGCGGCAAGAGCGTGTCCGGTAATGGAAGCAGCGGCCGGGGCTGCTGGGAAGATGGAAGTTCTGGCTTCAGCAGTGACGAGGAGAACG GTGGAGGGGGGATGAGGGTTGGGACCCAGTATCAAGCCCTGGTCCCGGACTTTGATCCAG AGGTGGCAAAGTCTTGTCAGCTGTCTCACAGCGTGGGCATGTTGGTGTGGAGTCCCAGCAGCAATGTTCAGCAGAGTCAAT tggaTGAATACATCACCATCGCTAAAGATAAACATGGATACAACATGGAACAG gcTCTGGGTATGCTGTTTTGGCACCAGCACGACGTGGAGAAGTCGTTAGCCGACCTGCCCAACTTCACGCCGTTTCCTGACGAGTGGACGGTGGAGGACCGCGTGCTCTTCGAGCAGGCCTTCAGCTTCCACGGGAAAAGCTTCCACCGCATTCAGCAGATG CTACCGGACAAGTCCATGGCCAGCCTGGTCCGCTTTTACTACTCGTGGAAGAAAAGCCGCAACCGCAGCAGCTTGATGGAGAGACAAAGCCGCAAAGTCAAGAGAGAGCGGGACGACAG CGACGAGGAAGGTCAAGAAAACCACGCCGCCGATCCCGAGTCCAATCCCGTGAAGGAGAACGCCAAAGAG TTGAGTTCCGGAACCGAACGGGCCGAAGTGAAACCTGCTGCCGGACTCAAA TCATCCAGCGCCAAAAGCGCCCAGCGCGCCAAGACCCGCCCCCCCAGGGGAATGTTCCTGAAGCAGGAGGACGTGGTCTCGCTGTCGTCCTCGTGCGCTCATGGCGTCCTGCGACAGCTGGACGCCCAGCTGACCGCCGCCAAGCGACAG GTCCAGAGCATCAAGCAGTCCAATGGCGCCTTGAAGGAGAAGCTAGAGTCCGGAGTGGATCAGTTTAGACAACCCGAG GTGAGCTGCAAAGTGAATGGTCGCTGGAGTCCAGAGGAGCAGCTCCTGGCCGTCCAAG CCATCAGGAAGTACGGGCGGGACTTCCAAGCCATCTCGGACGTGATCGGCAACAAGTCGGTGGTGCAGGTGAAGAACTTCCTGGTCAACTACCGGCGCCGCTTCAACCTGGACCAGGTCCTGCAGGAGTGGGAGGCGGAGAACGGCGTGGAAGGCGGAACCGCGCCCGACCAAGACAAGATGGAGGCGGCTCCCGCCGAGGACGAA ATGATCACCTGA